Sequence from the Spirochaetae bacterium HGW-Spirochaetae-1 genome:
CGAACAGAAAGACTCCTGCTACGGATATGAATAGTGCCGTTTTCATAAAAACAGTCATGGCCATCACCTGCCTCCCTTCCTCAGCTCTTTCCATCGCTGGAACGCGAATATCCTGCGTACCACCATGGCGAGCATGGTCATCTTCCATCCCTCGAACTCACGGGCCACTTCTTTCAGGTGTTCCTGTATGGGCAGTTCCTGGGGACACTCCTTTTCACACATCCCGCATTCGCGGCACAGCGAGGCGTTGGACGGTTCCTTACCCAGGGCACCCATGAAACGCGCCATGTAGTTGATCATGGATTCCTTCTCCTTGCCCCACATGTGACGGCTGTTGTACATCTCGAAGCAGCCCGGAATATCGACCCCCGATGGACAGGGCATGCAGTACCGGCAACCCGTGCAGCCCACCTTCATCAGGGACTGGAATTTCTCCGCCGCCTCCCTGACCAGGGCAAGCTCCTCGGCTGAAAGGGAGTCCGCGTGGGCCTCGCCGGCGATGCGCAGGTTTTCCGCAATGTGATCCTCATTGTTCATACCTGAGAGCACCACCGTGACCTCACGATGATTCCAAATCCACCGCAGTGACCATTCAGCAGCGCTGCGTTTCACCGGGGACTTTCTCCATATATCCTCAATGGCGGGCGGCATCTCTCCGGCCAGGCTCCCGCCGCGCAGGGGCTCCATGATGATGACCCCCAGTCCCTTTGCCGCGGCATACTCCAGGCCATCGGTCCCGGCCTGGTTTTCTTCATCGAGATAATTGTACTGGATCTGGCAGAAGTCCCAGTCAAAGGAGTCGATGATATTTTTAAATTCCGGCAGCCTGCTGTGGAAGGAAAAACCAATGTTGACGATGAGTCCTTCTTTCTTCGACGCCGTGATAAATTCACGCAGACCCAGGCCCTGGAGCCGCTCCCAGTCATCACCGTTCATGTTGTGGATCAGGTAATAGTCGATGCTGCCCGTATTGAGGTTTTTCAGCTGGGCCCGCAGAAGCCTTTCCATGTCACCGGCTTTTTTCACCTGCCAGTGCGGCAGCTTCGTGGCCAGTTTCACTTTTTCGCGATAGCCGTCCTTCAGGGCCCGGCCCAGGAAGGGCTCACTGGCCCCCAGGTGGTAGGGCATGGCAGTGTCGATATAATTGACCCCGTTATCAATGGCGTGACGCACCTGGGCCATTGCCCGTTCCTCATCGATCCTGCCGTTCTTTTCCGGCAGGCGCATGCAGCCGAAACCCAGGATTGAAAGGGTATCACCGTTCTTCGGCATTTTTCTGTACAGCATCTCTATCCTCCTTACCCGATTATTCACTTCACTTTTTCTTCTCTGAATATCCGATCTTACTAATATAGTAGTCTTAAACGGACTGCCAGTCCGGTATTTGCAAAAAACAATTTATTTTTTCAATCCCTCACGATACAGTTCTGCATGAAGCATGACAAAGGACCGAATCCGCTCCTTGTCCTCTTCTTCCTCGGTATGAATGAACAAGCCGATAACACCGATCACAGCGGAAAAGAAAAGATTAATAAAGTCGGGGATATTCACACGGCGGAGCAGATCTTTTTGCATAAACCTCTCCAGCAGAACGGCAAAGGGCTCCCCTGCTTTTTCCCCTAAAAATTTTTTCCGTTCCAGCAGCGCCGGAGGTATCTTTGAATAGGCCATGGAATTATTGTTAAAATAAGACAGTGCCTTATAGTAGTCAGTATAATCGGCGTAAAACCGGTACAGATTTTCCGCTCCCCTCATGAATTGCGCATCGAAGTCATCGCTATGCGGATCAATGGATGAATTGAGCGTAATGAGGATTTCCAGGGCATCGAGATAGATGTAGGAATAAATCTCCTCCTTGCTCTCGAACATGGAGTAAATGACGCTGCGGCCGTATTCCACGGCATCACAGATATCCTGGATAGTAACCTGCTCATAGCCCTTCCGGAAAAACAGTTCCCTGCTCTTCTCCAGAATGTATTTTTTGCGGTCCTCCAGCTCACGCAGTTTTCTGTCACGGGGTCCCATGGTTAAATTGATATCCTGCTTTAATCTGATTATATTTGGACTATCAGTCCGTTTCGGTTTATGAGTCCAATTTAATGATAAAAGTCTTCATCGTCAACAGTAATTACAGGGGTAAACAAAAATAATCTGTTGCTCAGAGTAAAATTTTTACTCTGAGCAACTATAACCGAGCAACCGTAATCCAGCTCAGCAGTACCATAGGGCAAAAAAACCGGGCAGAAATCCTTCCGTCCCGGTTTATCAGCCTGCTTTCTTTACTCAGTAGAAATTCTATCGCAAGGTAAATGTTCTCGGAAAAACCTTCAGAAGATTTATCGCGCCCTTAATCCGTAAAAAGGGGCTTCTCGCATACAGAACGTAAGCAACACCCTTTAGTCCCTCATAAATATTCCGACTGAAGGGATGCCACCAGAAATTTTTCCTGGCAAAGGGAAGTATTTCGTTGACCAGGACCTGCGGCTGGGTCATCTCGGCGAAGCCGATATCCCCGTGGGTCCTGCCGATCCCCGACTGCTTGAATCCGCCCCAGGGCGTTTCGGCAAGCCCGTGACTCATGAGGTGATCGTTGATGGTGATGGCCCCTGATTTTATCTTCCGGCCAATGGCCAGAGCCTTTTTATTATTCCGTGACCACACCGAAGCGGTAAGCCCCAGATATGAATCATTGGCGAGCTTAACGGCCTCGTCGATGCTGTTCACCTGCATTACGCCCAGTACCGGACCGAAAGTTTCATCCTTCATCACGTCCATGTCATGATTGACATCAACCAGGACCGTGCAGGGCAGAAACTGCCCCCCGGTTCCCTGCGGCGGCTGTGATTCGGCAAAAATTCTGGCGCCTTTTTTAAGGGCGTCCTTTATATGCGACCTGACCGTGTCCATCTGCCGCGATGTTGTCATGGCGCCTATATCAACATTGTAATCACTATCATAACCGATACGCAGGGCAAGTATCTCTTTCCGCAGCAGATTCAGGAATTCATGATACACATTACTGTGAACATATATCCTTTCGACGCCGCCGCATGACTGCCCGGCGTTCTGGCAGCCAGCCCAGACAGCGCCCTTCGCGGCCCTCTCGAGATCGGCATCCTCGCATACCACCATGGGATCATTGCCTCCCAGCTCAAGGGATACCGGTGTCAGGGTTTCCGAGGCCTTTTTCATGAGATACATGCCTATCTTCACTGATCCGGTAAAAAAAAGCTTGTCGATACCGGCCTCAAGAAAAGCGTCGCCAGCCTGGCTCCCGGGCATATTGATATAGGTAAAGACGTTCTCAGGCAGAGCCCCTGCGTCGACACACTTTTTCAAAACATGTCCCACCATCTGGGTTTCCGAAGCGGCCTTAAAAATTACGGTATTGCCGGCCAGAAGCGCCATGACAATTTCAGAGAAGGGAATTGAAAAGGGATAATTCCACGGCGCAATAATTCCCACAACGCCGAAAGGAACGCGCGCTATCCTGCTTCGTTTGTTAATGAACATGATATTTCCCATGCTCAGTTTCCTGTCTTTTAAAAATCTTCTGGAATTATTGCAGTAATATGAAGCGGCCATGGCGGAACAGAGAACTTCCGTGGCAAGGGCATCGACGCGGGTCTTGCCGTTATCGCGGGAAATAATTTCTGAAAGTTCATCGAGATTATCAATGATGTATCGCCGCATTTTTTTGATATGAGCTATCCGCTTTTTAAGGGGGAGAGCCTCCCATGCGGGCTGCGCCTTCCCGGCCTTCCGCACAGCCTCCTTAACGTCATTTACGTTGTTCACATCATATTCCGCCAGTTTTTCCCCCGTGGCAGGATTGATGCAGATTGTTGTGTTTTTCCCTGATGAGGCTTTTTTCTGGATTTTCGGTTTGTTCATAATTATCTCTCTTTTTGTTAAATTTTTCTGGATAATTCACCAGAACTATGTTTGAATTGGAAATAAAACATGAACAGGCAAAGAGCTTTAACCGGTTTCAAGACAGGCATGTATGAGTTCTTTTTATATATTTATTTTGTGAATTCTTATTATTATCAAACAAGAATCACCATTAACCGTTTAACGGTTATCGATTATCGTTTTAAAGTCAACGATAATTTTAATTTAAAAAATACTTAACAAATAAACACAGTACCTGTCATTATCCATAATCTGTTACCAAAAATAGGAGTGATCCACAAATGGCTGTGCTAAAATCTCAGAACCTCGCTTATGAAATAGCGGAACATCTATCGGGCAGGATTATCAGGATGGAGTTGGGCTCCGGTGAACGTCTGATCGAATCAAAAATAGCTAAAGATCTCGACGTAAGCCAGAGTTCCGTCCGTGAGGCCCTGCGCATCCTTGAAAAAAACGGCCTGGTTGAAATAAACCAGAGACGGGGCACCTATGTAACGGAATTATCCATATCGAATATCGATATCATGTATGATATCGTTTCGGAGCTCTACGCGCTGCTTATACGAAAAGCCATGGAGCGCAAAACAGAGCTCTACATTAAAGAAATTCTTGAGGTCTTTAAAAAACTCGAGATATCGGCAAAGAATAATGATGTGGAAAACTACTTCAATAACATATTCGAAATCGCCATGGTAGCCCTCAGGGCCGTAGACAGCTCCCTGCTGAAAAATATCATCACCGATCTGTGGCCCAACAAGCGCAGGGTCGAATATATGACCCTGAAATACCGGAAAGACGAACTGTTAAAGAACCTGAAATATTTCAAGCAGCTGGAAAAATACATGCTGGAAGCCAACCTGGATAAATTGATTGAAACGATCAAAGAATATACCCGGAATGAAAAAAGAATCGCCATCGGCATCCTGGAAAAGTCCTGATGGGTTTTCACGCGACTTTTTCCTGCAGGCAGCCCCGCCACGCGGCGGGGAATACCTGCGATCAGTATTTTCAAAAAACCTGTCAGGGAAACAGTGACAATCAACCGCCGATGCGGTGTTCCCCCGGTGTGGATTAAGTACTATTTGAAAACCATTTTCGCATACTTCAGCTTATCCCCATAAGGCGCGTATCTCAGGGGAATATCAAAAAGCGTTGTCTTGGCCAGAATGGAACGGTGGTGACTGAAGGTGTCGAAACTGTATTTACCGTGATAGGCTCCCATGCCGCTGTTCCCCACACCGCCGAAAGGCATACGCGGATTAGTCAGGTGCACCATAGTATCGTTGATACAACCGCCGCCCGATGAAGTCTGCGAAAGAACCAGTTTTTCTTTTTTCCGGCTCGATGTAAAGAAATAGAAGGCCAGGGGCTTTTCTCCGCTGTTAATGTATGATACGACCTCGTCGAGATCATCGTATTCCATGATGGGGAAAATCGGTCCAAAAATCTCTTCCTGCATTATGGGGTCCCCGGGCTTCACATTGTCCATGAGCGTTGGTGCC
This genomic interval carries:
- a CDS encoding aldo/keto reductase, which produces MLYRKMPKNGDTLSILGFGCMRLPEKNGRIDEERAMAQVRHAIDNGVNYIDTAMPYHLGASEPFLGRALKDGYREKVKLATKLPHWQVKKAGDMERLLRAQLKNLNTGSIDYYLIHNMNGDDWERLQGLGLREFITASKKEGLIVNIGFSFHSRLPEFKNIIDSFDWDFCQIQYNYLDEENQAGTDGLEYAAAKGLGVIIMEPLRGGSLAGEMPPAIEDIWRKSPVKRSAAEWSLRWIWNHREVTVVLSGMNNEDHIAENLRIAGEAHADSLSAEELALVREAAEKFQSLMKVGCTGCRYCMPCPSGVDIPGCFEMYNSRHMWGKEKESMINYMARFMGALGKEPSNASLCRECGMCEKECPQELPIQEHLKEVAREFEGWKMTMLAMVVRRIFAFQRWKELRKGGR
- a CDS encoding succinate-semialdehyde dehydrogenase, whose product is MNKPKIQKKASSGKNTTICINPATGEKLAEYDVNNVNDVKEAVRKAGKAQPAWEALPLKKRIAHIKKMRRYIIDNLDELSEIISRDNGKTRVDALATEVLCSAMAASYYCNNSRRFLKDRKLSMGNIMFINKRSRIARVPFGVVGIIAPWNYPFSIPFSEIVMALLAGNTVIFKAASETQMVGHVLKKCVDAGALPENVFTYINMPGSQAGDAFLEAGIDKLFFTGSVKIGMYLMKKASETLTPVSLELGGNDPMVVCEDADLERAAKGAVWAGCQNAGQSCGGVERIYVHSNVYHEFLNLLRKEILALRIGYDSDYNVDIGAMTTSRQMDTVRSHIKDALKKGARIFAESQPPQGTGGQFLPCTVLVDVNHDMDVMKDETFGPVLGVMQVNSIDEAVKLANDSYLGLTASVWSRNNKKALAIGRKIKSGAITINDHLMSHGLAETPWGGFKQSGIGRTHGDIGFAEMTQPQVLVNEILPFARKNFWWHPFSRNIYEGLKGVAYVLYARSPFLRIKGAINLLKVFPRTFTLR